From Nicotiana tabacum cultivar K326 chromosome 22, ASM71507v2, whole genome shotgun sequence, one genomic window encodes:
- the LOC107792724 gene encoding flowering time control protein FCA isoform X1, whose amino-acid sequence MDRHRGGERYVNSNNNSDPFHYKQQHSRGGPPSSRTNFSDGSMNPHPQHHRRSPNAYRGPHWPAFDSPPRYPPTDAVAVGTGGGGVDSERFHSNYQMPPPPPPLSGQKRGYPFSSDTSGSPDGVDEGGFAKLFVGSVPRTATEEDIRPLFEEQGRVLEVAFIRDKRTGQQQGCCFIKYATSAEADRAIRALHNQYTLPGGIGPIQVRYADGERERLGAVEYKLFVGSLNKQATEKEVEEIFSPYGRVEDVYLMRDDMKQSRGCGFVKYSHKQMAMAAINSLSGKYTMRGCDQPLTVRFADPKRPKPGEPRGSGPAFGGPGFGPRFPTPGIRPPPNIGEPLQDQTGPNAWHPMSPESLRPISNQGMHGFGNQFPPRTTDTTTPSSLGGSFGSVSGTGNGFLTGLAASSAPTSQLPAKPLPTGGPQISQLQKPLQSPQHLPSSGQLHPPASTPFSQGPTSHALFRQMNQVQISQSASQSPFSQGMPSQQSLGLTWQSTVSQPQMQRNMSSAMGHTPLSNNMQLHVASAIANQQQPVPQHLVQHLHQPPSQLAQMLSQQTQNLQASFQSSQQTFTQLQQQLQLMQPSNESSAVQQGTQDVKQQSPWPGLVQQVAPSSTAVQSKADVVPASSTASGMNQITGPVKCNWTEHTSPDGFKYYYDSVTGESRWEKPEELISYEQQQQKLSAQQPRIQAQPHGLPYQQAQMQAQLQCQLPTYVQTQVRPPQQLQQASQGSLYAVGMTGQQPIQGIPAAQEWMWKNKPAGA is encoded by the exons ATGGATAGGCACAGAGGAGGAGAGAGGTATGTGAATAGCAACAACAATTCAGACCCATTTCATTATAAGCAGCAGCACTCAAGAGGGGGTCCCCCATCTTCTAGAACTAATTTCTCTGATGGTTCCATGAACCCTCACCCTCAACATCATCGTCGAAGCCCTAATGCATATCGTGGGCCCCACTGGCCCGCCTTCGATAGCCCTCCTCGCTACCCTCCTACTGATGCGGTTGCTGTTGGTACTGGTGGTGGTGGGGTGGATTCTGAAAGGTTCCATTCGAATTACCAGATGCCGCCACCGCCTCCTCCACTTTCGGGCCAAAAGCGGGGTTACCCGTTTTCTTCCGATACAAGTGGGTCTCCAG ATGGAGTTGATGAAGGTGGTTTTGCCAAACTTTTTGTGGGATCTGTCCCAAGAACAGCAACTGAAGAAGAT ATTCGACCTTTGTTTGAGGAACAAGGACGAGTACTCGAGGTTGCTTTCATCAGAGATAAGAGAACGGGGCAACAACAAG GATGTTGTTTTATTAAGTATGCTACTTCAGCTGAAGCTGATAGAGCTATAAGAGCATTACACAATCAATATACTTTGCCTGGG GGAATTGGTCCTATTCAAGTCAGATATGCGGATGGTGAACGTGAACGCCTTG GTGCAGTTGAGTACAAGTTATTTGTTGGGTCACTGAACAAACAAGCTACAGAGAAGGAAGTTGAAGAA ATATTTTCGCCATATGGTCGTGTTGAAGACGTCTATCTCATGCGTGATGATATGAAGCAGAGTCGTG GTTGTGGATTTGTCAAATATTCTCATAAACAGATGGCAATGGCAGCTATAAACTCTTTGAGTGGAAAATATACAATGAGG GGTTGTGATCAACCTTTAACTGTTCGGTTTGCTGACCCTAAGAGACCTAAACCTGGAGAACCTAG AGGTAGTGGACCAGCTTTTGGTGGACCTGGTTTTGGACCTCGCTTCCCAACCCCTGGAATTAG ACCGCCACCTAATATTGGAGAGCCTTTGCAAGACCAAACAGGCCCTAATGCCTGGCATCCCATGAGTCCAGAAAGTCTCAGGCCAATTTCCAACCAAGGGATGCATGGTTTTGGAAATCAGTTTCCTCCTAGAACAACTGATACCACAACGCCTTCTTCATTG GGTGGTTCCTTCGGGAGTGTTAGTGGCACTGGAAATGGGTTTCTTACAGGACTTGCGGCTTCTTCTGCTCCTACATCGCAACTG CCTGCTAAACCACTCCCCACTGGTGGCCCACAAATTTCTCAACTACAGAAGCCACTTCAGTCACCCCAGCATTTACCATCTTCTGGGCAACTTCATCCTCCAGCCTCAACACCTTTTTCACAGGGACCAACTTCTCATGCTTTATTCAGGCAGATGAATCAAGTACAAATTTCCCAGTCTGCCAGTCAAAGTCCTTTCAGTCAGGGAATGCCCTCGCAGCAGTCGCTTGGTTTGACTTGGCAATCAACTGTTTCTCAGCCTCAGATGCAGCGCAATATGTCGTCTGCAATGGGACATACACCTTTAAGTAATAACATGCAACTACATGTTGCATCTGCAATCGCAAACCAGCAGCAGCCTGTGCCACAGCATTTGGTCCAACATCTTCATCAGCCACCTTCCCAACTAGCACAAATGTTGTCTCAACAGACGCAAAATCTGCAGGCGAGCTTTCAATCATCACAGCAAACCTTTACTCAGCTACAGCAACAATTGCAGCTCATGCAACCATCTAATGAAAGCTCAGCAGTCCAGCAGGGCACACAAGATGTTAAACAACAG TCTCCATGGCCTGGACTTGTTCAACAAGTGGCACCTAGTTCCACAGCTGTCCAATCAAAAGCAGATGTAGTTCCTGCTTCATCTACTGCATCTGGAATGAACCAGATTACAGGTCCGGTGAAATGTAATTGGACAGAGCACACATCGCCTGATGGATTCAAGTACTATTATGACAGTGTTACAGGAGAAAGCAGG TGGGAAAAGCCGGAGGAGCTGATATCGTATGAACAGCAACAGCAAAAATTGTCTGCCCAACAGCCTCGCATTCAGGCTCAACCACATGGGTTGCCTTACCAACAAGCTCAAATGCAAGCACAACTTCAATGTCAGCTCCCAACATATGTCCAAACCCAGGTCCGCCCGCCTCAACAATTGCAACAAGCTTCTCAAGGATCTCTG TACGCAGTTGGAATGACAGGTCAACAACCGATTCAG GGGATTCCGGCTGCTCAGGAGTGGATGTGGAAAAACAAGCCTGCAG GAGCTTGA
- the LOC107792724 gene encoding flowering time control protein FCA isoform X2, which translates to MDRHRGGERYVNSNNNSDPFHYKQQHSRGGPPSSRTNFSDGSMNPHPQHHRRSPNAYRGPHWPAFDSPPRYPPTDAVAVGTGGGGVDSERFHSNYQMPPPPPPLSGQKRGYPFSSDTSGSPDGVDEGGFAKLFVGSVPRTATEEDIRPLFEEQGRVLEVAFIRDKRTGQQQGCCFIKYATSAEADRAIRALHNQYTLPGGIGPIQVRYADGERERLVEYKLFVGSLNKQATEKEVEEIFSPYGRVEDVYLMRDDMKQSRGCGFVKYSHKQMAMAAINSLSGKYTMRGCDQPLTVRFADPKRPKPGEPRGSGPAFGGPGFGPRFPTPGIRPPPNIGEPLQDQTGPNAWHPMSPESLRPISNQGMHGFGNQFPPRTTDTTTPSSLGGSFGSVSGTGNGFLTGLAASSAPTSQLPAKPLPTGGPQISQLQKPLQSPQHLPSSGQLHPPASTPFSQGPTSHALFRQMNQVQISQSASQSPFSQGMPSQQSLGLTWQSTVSQPQMQRNMSSAMGHTPLSNNMQLHVASAIANQQQPVPQHLVQHLHQPPSQLAQMLSQQTQNLQASFQSSQQTFTQLQQQLQLMQPSNESSAVQQGTQDVKQQSPWPGLVQQVAPSSTAVQSKADVVPASSTASGMNQITGPVKCNWTEHTSPDGFKYYYDSVTGESRWEKPEELISYEQQQQKLSAQQPRIQAQPHGLPYQQAQMQAQLQCQLPTYVQTQVRPPQQLQQASQGSLYAVGMTGQQPIQGIPAAQEWMWKNKPAGA; encoded by the exons ATGGATAGGCACAGAGGAGGAGAGAGGTATGTGAATAGCAACAACAATTCAGACCCATTTCATTATAAGCAGCAGCACTCAAGAGGGGGTCCCCCATCTTCTAGAACTAATTTCTCTGATGGTTCCATGAACCCTCACCCTCAACATCATCGTCGAAGCCCTAATGCATATCGTGGGCCCCACTGGCCCGCCTTCGATAGCCCTCCTCGCTACCCTCCTACTGATGCGGTTGCTGTTGGTACTGGTGGTGGTGGGGTGGATTCTGAAAGGTTCCATTCGAATTACCAGATGCCGCCACCGCCTCCTCCACTTTCGGGCCAAAAGCGGGGTTACCCGTTTTCTTCCGATACAAGTGGGTCTCCAG ATGGAGTTGATGAAGGTGGTTTTGCCAAACTTTTTGTGGGATCTGTCCCAAGAACAGCAACTGAAGAAGAT ATTCGACCTTTGTTTGAGGAACAAGGACGAGTACTCGAGGTTGCTTTCATCAGAGATAAGAGAACGGGGCAACAACAAG GATGTTGTTTTATTAAGTATGCTACTTCAGCTGAAGCTGATAGAGCTATAAGAGCATTACACAATCAATATACTTTGCCTGGG GGAATTGGTCCTATTCAAGTCAGATATGCGGATGGTGAACGTGAACGCCTTG TTGAGTACAAGTTATTTGTTGGGTCACTGAACAAACAAGCTACAGAGAAGGAAGTTGAAGAA ATATTTTCGCCATATGGTCGTGTTGAAGACGTCTATCTCATGCGTGATGATATGAAGCAGAGTCGTG GTTGTGGATTTGTCAAATATTCTCATAAACAGATGGCAATGGCAGCTATAAACTCTTTGAGTGGAAAATATACAATGAGG GGTTGTGATCAACCTTTAACTGTTCGGTTTGCTGACCCTAAGAGACCTAAACCTGGAGAACCTAG AGGTAGTGGACCAGCTTTTGGTGGACCTGGTTTTGGACCTCGCTTCCCAACCCCTGGAATTAG ACCGCCACCTAATATTGGAGAGCCTTTGCAAGACCAAACAGGCCCTAATGCCTGGCATCCCATGAGTCCAGAAAGTCTCAGGCCAATTTCCAACCAAGGGATGCATGGTTTTGGAAATCAGTTTCCTCCTAGAACAACTGATACCACAACGCCTTCTTCATTG GGTGGTTCCTTCGGGAGTGTTAGTGGCACTGGAAATGGGTTTCTTACAGGACTTGCGGCTTCTTCTGCTCCTACATCGCAACTG CCTGCTAAACCACTCCCCACTGGTGGCCCACAAATTTCTCAACTACAGAAGCCACTTCAGTCACCCCAGCATTTACCATCTTCTGGGCAACTTCATCCTCCAGCCTCAACACCTTTTTCACAGGGACCAACTTCTCATGCTTTATTCAGGCAGATGAATCAAGTACAAATTTCCCAGTCTGCCAGTCAAAGTCCTTTCAGTCAGGGAATGCCCTCGCAGCAGTCGCTTGGTTTGACTTGGCAATCAACTGTTTCTCAGCCTCAGATGCAGCGCAATATGTCGTCTGCAATGGGACATACACCTTTAAGTAATAACATGCAACTACATGTTGCATCTGCAATCGCAAACCAGCAGCAGCCTGTGCCACAGCATTTGGTCCAACATCTTCATCAGCCACCTTCCCAACTAGCACAAATGTTGTCTCAACAGACGCAAAATCTGCAGGCGAGCTTTCAATCATCACAGCAAACCTTTACTCAGCTACAGCAACAATTGCAGCTCATGCAACCATCTAATGAAAGCTCAGCAGTCCAGCAGGGCACACAAGATGTTAAACAACAG TCTCCATGGCCTGGACTTGTTCAACAAGTGGCACCTAGTTCCACAGCTGTCCAATCAAAAGCAGATGTAGTTCCTGCTTCATCTACTGCATCTGGAATGAACCAGATTACAGGTCCGGTGAAATGTAATTGGACAGAGCACACATCGCCTGATGGATTCAAGTACTATTATGACAGTGTTACAGGAGAAAGCAGG TGGGAAAAGCCGGAGGAGCTGATATCGTATGAACAGCAACAGCAAAAATTGTCTGCCCAACAGCCTCGCATTCAGGCTCAACCACATGGGTTGCCTTACCAACAAGCTCAAATGCAAGCACAACTTCAATGTCAGCTCCCAACATATGTCCAAACCCAGGTCCGCCCGCCTCAACAATTGCAACAAGCTTCTCAAGGATCTCTG TACGCAGTTGGAATGACAGGTCAACAACCGATTCAG GGGATTCCGGCTGCTCAGGAGTGGATGTGGAAAAACAAGCCTGCAG GAGCTTGA